The proteins below are encoded in one region of Myxococcales bacterium:
- a CDS encoding DUF4856 domain-containing protein — MVAGLYTRAYIENDIQLQKRARLVRALGLAFLTCFFLVFSACEDSNASEPGPTDYTFLARDSELSSVSYSGQILRHVLIEELNDYIAGLTARIDSSQLQPAEGDIAQDLNFYYRFDSEVGGQVDLTLPSELPLVQQSYDDVASGKNLHEKLAGVDATGQHKDWSTSFAGFEHEDVRSPESLVDFLFDQLDALAVARSHGDVGMAPDGSPLQVLHVTEEGWDIKELIEEFMLGAVIFSQATDDYLDSDLEDHGLNASHDMLEEGENATVLEHHWDEAFGYFGAARDYLEYSVDEIVTPGYRDSNGDGEVDLQSEYNFAFSVKAAQRDRDSIVPTDFTGDIFRAFRDGRTLLASVDGALSDAEHASLLGYRDVIVSTWEKVIAATLIHCINETLADTVALGSEAYDFYDHAEHFSEMKGFALALQFSPFSPLSDAQFNALHEKIGLYPVLAQGDAAGYQAALLEARALLAEVYAFDEGNLGNDQGKSGW; from the coding sequence ATGGTTGCGGGATTATATACACGGGCTTATATTGAAAATGACATTCAGCTTCAAAAACGAGCAAGGCTCGTCCGAGCTTTGGGTTTGGCTTTCCTGACCTGTTTTTTTCTGGTTTTTTCAGCGTGCGAAGATTCAAACGCAAGCGAGCCAGGCCCGACGGACTACACGTTTTTAGCGCGCGACAGTGAGCTTTCAAGCGTATCGTATTCCGGTCAAATCTTGCGGCACGTACTTATTGAAGAACTTAATGATTACATCGCCGGGCTTACGGCGCGGATTGATAGCAGTCAGTTGCAGCCTGCCGAAGGCGACATTGCTCAAGACCTTAACTTTTATTACCGCTTTGATAGCGAGGTTGGCGGGCAAGTGGATTTGACACTGCCAAGTGAACTGCCCCTTGTGCAACAAAGCTACGATGACGTGGCTTCAGGTAAAAACCTGCATGAAAAACTCGCTGGCGTGGATGCGACGGGCCAGCACAAGGATTGGTCGACTTCCTTTGCTGGCTTTGAGCACGAGGATGTAAGATCTCCTGAAAGTCTCGTTGATTTTCTTTTTGACCAACTCGATGCGCTTGCTGTAGCGCGCAGCCACGGCGATGTGGGCATGGCCCCGGATGGCAGCCCGCTTCAAGTGCTTCATGTGACCGAAGAGGGTTGGGACATCAAAGAGCTGATCGAAGAGTTTATGTTGGGCGCCGTGATTTTCTCGCAAGCCACGGACGATTACTTGGACAGTGATCTTGAGGATCATGGTCTCAATGCTTCACACGACATGCTCGAAGAAGGCGAAAACGCAACGGTGCTTGAGCATCATTGGGATGAAGCTTTTGGCTATTTTGGCGCAGCACGTGACTATCTCGAATACAGCGTCGATGAGATTGTTACTCCGGGCTATCGTGACAGCAACGGTGATGGCGAGGTGGATCTGCAAAGTGAGTATAACTTTGCCTTTAGTGTTAAAGCGGCTCAACGTGATCGCGACAGTATCGTTCCCACTGATTTTACCGGCGACATTTTCAGAGCCTTCCGTGATGGACGGACGCTGCTAGCGTCGGTCGATGGCGCGCTATCCGATGCTGAGCACGCATCCTTGCTTGGGTATCGGGATGTGATTGTGTCGACCTGGGAAAAGGTGATTGCGGCCACGCTGATCCATTGCATTAATGAAACGCTCGCAGATACGGTGGCCTTGGGTAGTGAAGCTTATGATTTTTATGATCATGCAGAGCACTTCTCGGAGATGAAAGGCTTTGCACTGGCGCTGCAGTTCTCGCCTTTCTCTCCTTTGAGTGACGCGCAGTTTAATGCCCTTCATGAAAAAATCGGTCTCTACCCTGTGCTTGCACAAGGCGATGCCGCAGGGTATCAGGCAGCGCTGCTCGAGGCCCGAGCGCTCTTAGCCGAAGTCTATGCCTTTGATGAGGGCAATCTTGGTAACGATCAGGGTAAAAGCGGGTGGTGA
- a CDS encoding TonB family protein yields the protein MNVFDQALSDSSNFYGKFNIRPFRRFGLFGIVAVSLLLHGLAFAALGLCSIAEASETLPAEISFSIVGGELSLGGETSGADSVPEPKKVRVQSHRAQPSAVASESSIAVVDAVEHADSGAEQEALSNEGSASIPTSGQGSSGGSALSEGHGGGGGSANIAGLTRGWISAVGQLLFQSAARRYPSAARLQRLEGTVALLVRIDALGAITKVSVKTSSGHSVLDHAALAAVRSIGRVPAPPSVIHWRPRAFTLPIVYRLN from the coding sequence ATGAACGTTTTTGATCAAGCTCTTTCGGACTCTTCCAATTTTTATGGGAAATTCAACATCAGGCCGTTTCGGCGCTTTGGCCTTTTTGGGATTGTGGCGGTATCGCTTCTGCTGCATGGCCTGGCCTTTGCTGCGCTTGGCTTGTGTTCCATTGCGGAAGCCTCCGAAACGTTGCCGGCTGAGATTAGTTTCAGCATTGTGGGCGGCGAACTCTCATTGGGCGGTGAAACAAGTGGTGCAGATTCGGTACCCGAGCCCAAGAAAGTTCGTGTTCAGTCTCACAGAGCACAACCAAGCGCCGTGGCTTCCGAGAGTTCCATAGCGGTTGTTGATGCAGTGGAACATGCCGACTCCGGTGCGGAACAGGAAGCTTTGAGTAACGAGGGTTCGGCTTCGATCCCAACGAGCGGGCAGGGAAGTTCAGGTGGCTCTGCTTTATCCGAGGGTCATGGGGGCGGGGGCGGCTCGGCCAACATTGCAGGGCTCACGCGTGGCTGGATCAGCGCAGTAGGGCAGTTGCTTTTTCAAAGCGCTGCGCGTCGTTATCCGAGTGCGGCGCGTTTGCAGCGTTTAGAAGGCACAGTAGCTTTGCTGGTGAGGATTGATGCCTTGGGCGCCATTACAAAGGTGAGCGTTAAAACATCATCGGGGCATAGCGTGCTCGATCATGCTGCGCTTGCTGCGGTCCGCTCGATTGGGCGAGTGCCGGCGCCACCCAGCGTCATTCATTGGCGTCCACGGGCATTTACTTTGCCCATTGTTTATCGATTGAATTAA
- a CDS encoding protein kinase, with translation MANISYGKTQMMWAKAAQSMVAGEGHSETVMDVLHARAMRHFGDGLRQYLTVRLADAAMAEHIYNEVHRSASVWPTERLIQPPGAKAQLYGLARRLANQALEAERSMTRSRNSLPWRPPREDVPSSYVRALSYFRSGLDPVDAELLELYFVRELSFEEIAFVVDRPLSEIESDMARLIPHAQEIVGEAPPSKMGGLAGAMIEAFAMGPHLGAAEVTTHVEEEERPPLPTGTLVGGRYQVETRAGTGSFGDVYRCNDSEVEGHVVALKLLHHAAISEKARASALRELRLIASVFHPSIVLFKDHGWFEDRLWFVMPWYHGETLEDRINRAPLSRAEARHIFEPLARALAAMHAAGVRHQDIKPENIFLAHTSSFGLGFEDNVLPVLLDLGVAATEAEVFLAGTPMYFAPEVAAPFASVPNSKEITGKADIFSLALALRNALEPDTQEEVEGGAIEAFVRHRVQNIPEFPRGDQLKYLLPSFKRWLAVDPDERPTAEEFADELSILTRPEERRERRLRTLRWLVPAVVAIAVSFAAVVMLFSKQAEIQRLQAQRARTEAASLKGDLNALEEDITDLRQQYQSSKYTRQQLADKLADAEGEVRALSARFDRVSAQRRALQKSLEEEESKVKDLSSKLETTQISLQQETTRANQLRTDLGSAKSQITSLSADLQGAQRNVSRLETDLEKSKVQQNSLRGDLQSARSDLAAEKARARRIESDLEKANAGQRNAEREVADLRRTVQRLQRELDALRRAGSPARTP, from the coding sequence TTGGCAAATATCTCATACGGCAAAACGCAAATGATGTGGGCTAAGGCTGCACAGTCCATGGTGGCTGGTGAAGGCCATAGTGAAACCGTGATGGATGTACTTCACGCTCGCGCCATGCGGCACTTCGGAGATGGTCTGCGTCAGTACTTAACCGTACGACTTGCTGATGCTGCCATGGCTGAACACATCTATAACGAAGTGCATCGCTCAGCCTCCGTTTGGCCCACAGAACGCTTGATACAGCCGCCCGGTGCCAAAGCCCAACTGTACGGACTTGCACGCCGTCTGGCCAACCAAGCGCTGGAAGCAGAACGTTCGATGACACGTTCACGAAATAGCTTGCCATGGCGTCCGCCGAGAGAAGATGTTCCATCAAGTTACGTTCGTGCATTGAGTTATTTTCGTTCAGGTCTCGATCCGGTAGACGCTGAACTGCTTGAACTCTATTTCGTTCGCGAGCTGTCCTTTGAAGAGATAGCTTTTGTGGTGGATCGACCGCTTTCGGAAATCGAGAGCGACATGGCGCGCTTGATTCCGCATGCCCAGGAAATCGTGGGTGAGGCGCCTCCAAGCAAGATGGGTGGACTTGCTGGAGCAATGATCGAGGCCTTTGCCATGGGCCCTCATCTCGGAGCAGCCGAGGTCACCACGCATGTGGAAGAAGAAGAGCGTCCTCCTCTTCCAACAGGCACGCTAGTTGGCGGCCGTTATCAAGTTGAAACACGAGCAGGGACCGGATCCTTTGGTGATGTGTACCGTTGCAACGATTCGGAAGTCGAAGGGCACGTCGTAGCGCTCAAGTTACTACACCATGCGGCGATTTCTGAGAAAGCCCGCGCGTCTGCTTTGCGTGAGTTGCGGCTGATTGCTTCTGTGTTTCATCCCTCGATTGTGCTTTTCAAAGACCATGGCTGGTTTGAAGACCGCCTTTGGTTTGTGATGCCCTGGTATCACGGCGAAACGCTCGAAGATCGCATCAACCGTGCGCCACTGAGTCGTGCCGAAGCGCGCCATATTTTTGAGCCTTTAGCGCGCGCTTTGGCTGCCATGCACGCAGCGGGGGTGCGTCACCAAGACATCAAGCCGGAAAATATTTTTCTTGCACACACTTCCAGTTTTGGCCTTGGCTTTGAAGACAACGTGCTTCCTGTGCTTTTGGATTTAGGTGTGGCGGCTACCGAAGCCGAAGTGTTTTTGGCCGGCACACCCATGTACTTTGCCCCCGAAGTTGCTGCGCCCTTTGCATCGGTTCCGAACTCCAAAGAGATTACCGGCAAAGCAGACATCTTTTCATTGGCGCTTGCCCTGCGAAACGCCCTCGAGCCGGACACCCAAGAAGAGGTCGAAGGTGGCGCTATCGAGGCTTTTGTGCGGCATCGCGTGCAGAATATCCCGGAGTTTCCTCGGGGCGATCAACTTAAATATCTGCTTCCTTCTTTCAAACGCTGGCTGGCGGTGGATCCGGATGAGCGACCGACGGCCGAAGAGTTTGCCGATGAACTTTCCATCTTGACGCGACCGGAAGAACGCCGTGAGCGCCGGTTACGCACACTTCGATGGCTTGTTCCAGCCGTGGTTGCCATAGCCGTAAGTTTTGCTGCGGTGGTCATGTTGTTTTCGAAGCAAGCAGAAATTCAGCGCTTGCAAGCCCAGCGTGCACGTACCGAAGCGGCTTCTTTAAAAGGCGATCTTAATGCGCTTGAAGAAGACATCACGGATTTAAGGCAGCAATACCAAAGCAGCAAATACACGCGCCAACAATTAGCGGACAAACTTGCCGACGCAGAGGGCGAAGTCCGAGCGCTGAGCGCTCGTTTTGATCGCGTTAGCGCGCAACGCCGCGCTCTTCAAAAATCTTTAGAGGAAGAAGAGAGCAAAGTTAAAGACTTAAGTTCGAAACTCGAAACCACGCAAATCTCTTTGCAACAAGAAACGACGCGTGCCAACCAATTGCGAACGGACCTGGGCAGCGCAAAAAGCCAAATCACTTCGCTCAGCGCTGATTTGCAAGGTGCACAACGCAACGTGAGTCGACTTGAAACCGACTTAGAAAAAAGCAAGGTTCAGCAAAACTCCTTGCGCGGCGACTTGCAAAGTGCACGCTCTGATTTGGCAGCTGAAAAAGCACGCGCAAGGCGAATTGAGAGCGATCTTGAAAAAGCCAATGCTGGGCAGCGCAATGCTGAGCGTGAAGTGGCTGATCTAAGGCGCACCGTCCAGAGGCTACAACGTGAGCTCGATGCATTGCGGCGGGCAGGCTCGCCAGCGCGAACCCCTTAG
- the trxA gene encoding thioredoxin — protein MPIQTVTEQNFQAAVLQAELPVLVDLYADWCQPCKIIEPILNELALELEGKLKIVRVDVDASPMIAQGFRVQSIPMLVLINEGRAVDQLTGAVDKQALLTFIKPVLPAGSPEFSPKDLAVLIRQNKVLPVDIRDPSSYARFRIPSAINLPEADIEKHLDELAPNDGKQRVLYGRGTDEARDLAERLQKMGVPVAFLNGGFLHWETDELEVERG, from the coding sequence ATGCCCATACAAACCGTTACCGAGCAGAATTTCCAGGCCGCCGTGCTACAGGCCGAGCTCCCTGTTTTAGTCGATTTGTACGCCGACTGGTGCCAACCCTGCAAAATCATTGAACCAATTCTAAATGAGCTGGCTCTGGAACTTGAAGGCAAACTGAAGATTGTGCGTGTCGATGTGGATGCGAGTCCCATGATTGCACAAGGTTTTCGTGTGCAATCCATCCCGATGTTGGTGCTGATCAACGAAGGGCGCGCTGTCGATCAGCTCACCGGCGCTGTTGATAAGCAAGCCTTGCTTACTTTTATAAAGCCCGTACTCCCAGCCGGATCCCCTGAATTCAGCCCGAAGGACCTCGCTGTCCTGATTCGGCAAAACAAGGTGCTGCCAGTCGATATCCGCGATCCAAGCTCGTATGCACGCTTTCGCATCCCCTCAGCCATCAATCTCCCCGAAGCCGATATCGAAAAACACCTAGACGAACTTGCGCCAAATGATGGGAAACAACGTGTCCTATACGGACGCGGCACCGATGAAGCGCGCGATTTAGCCGAGCGCTTGCAAAAAATGGGTGTCCCAGTGGCTTTCCTAAACGGTGGTTTTCTGCACTGGGAAACCGATGAACTAGAGGTCGAACGGGGCTAG